The region ccctatatagtgcactacttttgaccagggcctgtggggaatagggtgccatttgggacacagacacagTAACACTCATTCTCAAACTATCTTTCCTTGATTCCTTACACCACCTCTCCTCGTGTCCTTCTAAAAATGCATTGGAGAAGAAGgtcagagggaagggagggaccACTACGGTGGAGGAGAAAATAGGATATGAGGAAACAAGGAGAGATTCATTGAGGTGGAGAAGAGTTTATGAGAGAACCCGACCGCCATTTTGTTCTGTCTCAGTGCATGTTGTctggactctctctctgtgttgcatAGTGTTAATGGGAGAAAACAGCCTTGGGTGGACGCTTTCACTAGAGTGAAGTTGAAAATCAATTTCTTGCTGGCAAACTAGTTCTTGTTTGGGTAAGGTCTCATCCCTTCTTTTAttctctccttctacctctccACCCTCTACTTTGTTACTGTATCCTTCCACCTCTCCacaccttcctctccctccatccctctctacacTTTGCTGATCGTGGTTCAGCAGCAGCTGAGAACAGGTAGacccatctctccctttctcccaatCCATCTTCTgtccccctctttttctctctcaattcaatttcaaggggctttattggcatgggaaacatcccATTCTCTGTACTCTGATGACCGTGGTAAAATAGCGGTACGATTACGGGTGGGTTCTGTCTCTTGGTGAGAGAACGGGTaggcccatccttctctccttcctctgtctctccctccctccctccctctctctcgccttcctctccccatctcgctctccttctccccccctctccctctctccctccctccctccctcctcctctctactcagATGATCGTGGTGGGATGGTAGGGgtatgttctgtctctgtctccttatGACTGAACAGGTAGGCCCACCAGCTGGGGGACTTGGTCATCTGTTTGGCTGCTCCCGCACTCTTCACCCGCCTCATCTCctatagaggtcaggggttaagggtcaTGGGTTATgcaatagagggagagaaaaaggaaaACAGTTTATTTTGGGGCCTATTTAAGTTTTATTGAAGTGTTTTTGGTACAAGATTGAAgcatctcatctctcctcccacaACCCGTCCTCTCACCCTTCCACAGCCCCACGTCtcactcatcctcctctctcccacagcCCCATGTCTCTCCTCCCCACccgtccttccccctctcccacaGCCCCACccgtccttccccctctcccacaGCCCCCCTTTCACCCGTCCTCCCCCCTCCCACAGCCTcgtctcacccctcctctctcccacagaCCCATGTCTCTCCTCCCCACCCgtccttccccctcccctctcccacctctcccctcccacAGCCCTACccgtccttccccctctcccacaGCCCCCCTTTCACCCGTTCTCCCCCCTCCCACAGCCTCgtctcaccccctcctctctcccacagaCCCATGTCTCTCCTCCCCACCCgtccttccccctcccctctcccacaGACCCATGTCTTACCCCTTTATCCAGCCACGTATCAAACTCGTCACTCATGCGTCGGAGCTGCCGCCCGTATCTCTTGGCCGCCCAGAGGGCAGGGGGGGCCGACTGGGAGCGACCCCGGAAAGATGCTCCATCTGTGGGCATGCCTTCCACCCCTGGCCCCCTACCCTGGAGCTCCTGGGCCTGGGACTCTGAGTTCATCCTCAACCGACCCTCtcctataggagagagagagagagagagaagagggagagtggCCTTGTCTGTCTGAGCCAGAACAGCCAATGTTTCTGTAGCggggcagcttgatgtacaagtacaccccctggacaggacactagtctatcgcaTTGGCCAAAACTCCAATCTATCTCTTGCCGACTGCCAAACAGAGGACAGCCATAGCAACAAGACAGTAGATGTTACTGGGGTTCATTATGACAGCCATAGCAACAAGACAGTAGATGTTACTAGGGTTCATTATGACAGCCATAGCAACAAGACAGTAGATGTTACTGGGGTTCATTATGACAGCCATAGCAACAAGACAGTAGATGTTACTGGGGTTCATTATGACAGCCATAGCAACAAGACAGTAGATGTTACCGGGGTTCATTATGACAGCCATAGCAACAAGACAGTAGATGTTACCGGGGTTCATTATGACAGCCATAGCAACAAGACAGTAGATGTTATTGGGGTTCATTATGACAGCCATAGCAACAAGACAGTAGATGTTACTGGGGTTCATTATGACAGCCATAGCAACAAGACAGTAGATGTTACCGGGGTTCATTATGACAGCCATAGCAACAAGACAGTAGATGTTATTGGGGTTCATTATGACTGGCTAAGGTGGCTGACTATCAGGGtggtattcattagggcacacagtGGAAAACATTTTTTGTGACAGAAAACAAAAAGGAACGTTTCTTATTCGAAAAGTCCAGCTAGTCCATCCTTGTTTCAGTGCGTTTTCTTCCGCTTGggtcctaatgaacacgaccccgGTAAGACCAATAGTGGCTATTTCCCAAAGTCCTCTGGGGCGTCCTACCTGCCAGTCTCATCTCAGGCACAGTGAGGGCGTGGCCTATTGGACCGCCAGTCATCCCCTTTCCGGCAGACGATTGGTCATTTTCGGTTTCTCCTACCTCCTCTGACTCACTGTCTGATATAGTAAATatctgagccatgctgacatctacagaggaagaggaagtgaggagGGGAAACAAGAAAGCAGTGAGATGGAGGggaagaggggtggagagagaggggaagaggggtggagagagaggggtttgagagatggagagagggcagAAAGAGAGCGGAAAGGGGGGATAGagacgtgaggagagagagagaaaagaggcagagagagagagagggagggaaaggaggagaggcagaCAACATTATTACACAAATGTGCTTGACCCTGAATAAACCCTGAATCTTTGTACCAAGCTTTAGCTCAGGAGGCCAAATCAGTCTTGGCATCCTGGCGCcctgagttcaaatcccagacaATCACACATTGGAATGAATGAAAGACAAACAACTAACCTTGAattcaccatcacacacacaggaatagaCTTACAAGAAATACTATATCGGTAGTATCTAGGCCTAATTATATAACAATATCATAGTAATAACAAGTGATGTAACTAAACATATAATTCACGTTAGCCTCGTTTGAATACTCTGTCACGATGTTGCAACAATATTTATTCGCTTATAAAGCACACAAACACAACTTTCTCCGCTCCTTGGTCCAAAGGTATCAACGTTATCATATACCGGCACGATAAAGTTATGTTTACCCAGGGGGAGAAAGCGGGGCATAATGTGATATCATCAAAATTAACAAGTAGTTACATTCAAGCACATCCAAATTAGCTCAAATGCTACACATGTTTCGGTGCTCTTCGCGATTGTTGTATCGATTCTGGAGACAATGGAAAACTTAGCAACACCACCACGTCGACTCGGTTTGATAACGTTAAAACAAAAACAACCAGAATATAAAACACATTTTCTTACCCGAAGTATTTCCGACGGGTAAATATGTTCGAGCAGCCGCGTCTCGCGCTTTCTATTTCCAACTTGATATTGTTGTTATCTggtctgttttttttgtgtgtgtgtgtgtgtgtttgttcggaTCCAGTTTGTCTTCCCT is a window of Salmo salar chromosome ssa18, Ssal_v3.1, whole genome shotgun sequence DNA encoding:
- the badb gene encoding BCL2 associated agonist of cell death b; the protein is MAQIFTISDSESEEVGETENDQSSAGKGMTGGPIGHALTVPEMRLAGEGRLRMNSESQAQELQGRGPGVEGMPTDGASFRGRSQSAPPALWAAKRYGRQLRRMSDEFDTWLDKGEMRRVKSAGAAKQMTKSPSWWAYLFSHKETETEHTPTIPPRSSE